The sequence AATGGAAGTCATGTGACTTCGGCCCTGCAGTGGTAGGGAATACCAGTGGCTCTACTTGCAAGGCGTATACAGAAGTGACGTCATCGACGATCTGCAGCCTCCCGATGATGCGCAGGTAAGGCTCCTGGGTAATCACCAAGCGACGCGCCTCAAAGAGCGGCGAAGGGACGAAGGCATTGGCGATACCGGTTTCATCTTCGAGGCTCACAAAGACATGCCCCTTCGCAGTGCCAGGTCTCTGACGGCAGATAACCATGCCTCCAATGATGACACGCTGGCCGTGCGTGCCGTGAGGAAGTTCCTTCGCCAGCATCACCTCCGGCACCTTCTGACGAAGCATCGCCATGGGGTGCGGGCCCACGGTCAATCCAGTGGCGCTGTAGTCTGCCTCCAACCGCTCCACGGGATTCATGAGGAGCAGCGGTGAGTCACTGGTATGGGTATTGGCATAGCCTGCGGCTTCTTCACGAAGCTTCGCACTGTACGAAAAGAGGTCGTGCTCCCTCTCCCGCTCCACTTCCCACAAGGCAGAACGTCGATGTGGGGTGAGTGTGTTCAGCGCACCAGACTTGGCCAGCACCCGACGCTCATCACGCGAGAGGTGACAGCGCAGCAGGAAGTCCTCGATGCTCTCCCAAGGCTTGCGTTGACGTTCCGTAACGATCTTCTCTGCGGCCCCTCTGCTCACGCCGCGAAGCTGATTCAGCCCAAGCCGGATGGCGCTGTCATCAATGACCGTGCACACAACTTCAGAGTGCGTCACGCACGCTGGCAGCACACGCAGTCCGTGGAGCTTGGCATCGCGCACCAGTGTAGAGGACGAGTAAAAGCCCATCGGCTGGTTGTTGAGGAGCGCCGCGGTCATTTCCGGCAGTCGATGCACGCGGAACCACGCACTGGCATACGCAAGCAGGGCGAAGCTGATGGCGTGGGACTCTGGAAATCCGTACAGCGCGAAGGAGCGGATGGAGGCGGCCACACGCTCCTGCACAGACTGCTCCACCTCTCGCTCTTCCATGCCAGCATACAGCTTCTTCATGACCTTTGCCATGCGCTCTTCAGAGCGGTGAAAGCTCAGCGCACGACGCAGTTCCTCTGCCTGAGCACCATCGAAGCCCGCAATCTTCATCGACATCTCCAGCACTTGTTCCTGGAAGAGCGGCACTCCCAGTGTGCGCAGCAGGACAGGCTCCAACTTCTCATGGATGCAGTCCACTTTCTCTCTCCCTGCGCGCCGCTGTAGATACGGGTGCACCATCTTTCCTACAATGGGTCCGGGCCGGATGATGGCGACTTCGATGACGAGGTCATAAAAGTTCTTCGGCTTCAAACGTGGCAGCGTGGCCATCTGAGCGCGGCTCTCGATCTGGAACACGCCAACCGTGTCCGCCTTCTGGATCATCGCATAGGTTGCCGGATCACCTTGAGGCACGCGATGAAGTTCCATCGCTCGCTCCACGCCTCGCTCCCGGCACATGTTCATGGTGTCCTCCAATACGGCCATCATGCCGAGCCCCAGCAGATCCACCTTCACAAGACCGAGGTCTTCACAGTCATCCTTGTCCCACTGCACCACTACACGCCCCGGCATGCTGGCGGGCTCAAGCGGCACGATGGTATCCAGACCATTTGTACATAGCACCATGCCTCCGCTGTGCTGGCCCAGGTGGCGAGGCAGGCCGTAGGCGGCGTGATACAAACGCAGGAGCGCAGGAAGGCGTGGATGACTCTCAGGGAGGCCTGCGTTCCGAATCTGCTCGCGCACACCCATGGTGTGATGGAAGTCGCCATTGGCGAAATAGTCCGAGTAACGTGAGATGACATCCTCAGAAAGGCCGATGACTTTGCCCATCTCACGCATAGCGCTGCGTCCGCGATAGGTGATGACATTCGCCGTCATGGCCGCGCCGTGTGGTGCGAATTGCCGGTACATTTCCTGGATGACGCTCTCGCGGCGATCTCCGCTGGGCAGATCCAGGTCGATGTCCGGCCAGCTCTTCTGCCGCCGGCTCAGGAAACGCGAGAAGAGGAGTTTGTGCTCCGTGGGGTTGGCATTGGTGATGCCGAGGGAAAAGCAGACTACGCTGTTCGCCGCACTGCCGCGCCCCTGCACGGTGATGTTGTTCTCTCTACAAAACCTCACGATGCCCCACACCACGAGGAAATAACCACTGAACCCCAGCTCGCTGATGAGGCTGAGCTCATCCTCGATCTGCTGGCGGATGGTGACGCCGTTGGGTGTTTTTTGAGAAAGAGAGCCGAGGCGCTCACGGGCACCCTCATAGGCCCTCTCCTTCAAGAAAGACTCCTGAGAATGTCCATCCTCCACAGGATACTCAGGGAACTTGTACCCGAGATCCTGCAAGGTGAAGCCTGACAGCGCCTTCTCCGCGATGTGTGCTGCAGCATCCACCGCCTCCGGCATGTCCGCGAAGAGCTCACGCATTTCCTTTTCGCTCTTCAGGTAGCGCTGGGAATTCGCTGCCAGCCTTAGACCGGCATCATCGAGCGTGGTGTGGTGACGCAAGGCGGTGAAGGCGTCATGCAACAGCCGACCCTCCATGTGGGCATACAGCACGCCATTGGTCGCCACGAGAGGGAGTCCGCTGAGGCCCGCCAACTCCTGCAAGGCCTTGATGCGCCGCTGGTCCTTGCGCAGGCGATGACGCTGCACTTCGATGGCAAGACGACCCTCACCACCGAAGATGTGCTGTAGACGCTTGAGCACCTCCAGAGGTGCATGACGATCACTGCTCTCGATCGCACGTACGAGCGGCCCCTCCGCCTCGCCGGTGAGCGCGATGAGGTCCGCGGAATGCTCCTCCAGTTCGGCCCAAGTCACTCGACTCTGGCCCTTGGGGGCACGCAGCTTGGCGCGCGTGAGCATGCGGCAGAGGTTCTGATAGCCATCACGGGAACTGACCAGCAAGGGCAGCACGCTTTCATCCTCCAGAGTGATCTCCGCACCCACGATGCCTTTGATGCCCAACTCTTCCGCTTTGTGATGCACTCGCGCGGTGCCGTACAGGCCATCGCGATCGGTGACCGCGATGCTGTCCATGCCGAGTTCCTGAGCGCGTGCTACCAGAGCCTCGGGATGCGAGCTTCCGCGAAGGAAGCTGAAGGCACTGCGGGCATGAAGTTCCACGAAAGGCATGACGCGTGTCCCCTCTCCTTTTCAACCGAACATGCCGTCCAGCATCCAGCCCTGCTTCTCACGCGCGATCTGGTAGAGCGCACCATCACTCGCGGCCACCTCCCAAATCTCGCGCTGCCAGGCGTGACAATCCCACCAGTCACCGGAGAGAAGGCTGCACGGATTCGCCTGCACAATCTCGAGCCAGCCTTCCGGAATGTTCATCGCGGCCGGGCGCCCCTCATGCATCTGCACGCGGATCTGGCACGGCGGACGCCGCCAGCGCAGAGGCAGACCATGGGCGATGCCCTCCTCGGGCGATGGTGTATCATCTTTGGATAGCACCCCTGATGTTACCGCCAGTGCCTCCACTTGATTTTTCAAGGCAAAGGCACCAGGCCGTCGGCTGGGCAGCAGGACAGGGCGCCCTACATTCCCCGCGCCGAGTAGGGCTTCGAGCTGCGCAAGAGTTTCCGCGAAGCGGTTGGGATTGCGCAAGCCTCGCTGGAAGAGCTGGCTCTGCCGTGCATCCGGCGCGGAGGCGGTGAGCTCCAGGATGACCACGCGGATGGGCGACGCGGTGGTAAGTCCATCCAGATGTGTGTGCAGCACACGCAGAAGAAGCCCGGCATGACGCGAGGGTTCCGCGAGCTGGATACTGCGCTCGTGCACCTCGTCATTTTCGAACCTCAACGTGAGTCTCTCTTCGGAAGCGACAAGCCACACCTCTGCCAGCCGGCCGCAGATGGAGTCCAGCATGCGCCGCAGCAGGAAGAGCAACGGCTCCAGAGATTCCACGGGATGCTCCAGCTCCATGACTTCGCGATAGGCCACCTCAGGTCGTACAAGACGCAGCAACCTCTCGCGTCCACCTGCAGCCATGTCCCACAGCGTTGCGCCCTCCATGCCCAGGCGTGCGGTGATGTCTGCGCGCGGCAGCTTGATGAGCTCCGCCAGGGTGCGTATGCCCCAGAGCTGAAGCACTTCTGTGACATTGGCAGAGGGTTGCAGCACCGCGAGAGGCAGCTGGTGCAGCAGAGTGCGCTCGCATCCCTCGTGCTCCTGCAAAACAAGGACGTCCTTGGCAGCGCGTGCAGCGAGACAGGCCATGTCGAGATTCCCTGCGAAACCCACCTGTGCCTGCAGCCCACATTGTACCAGCCACTGCCGCATGTTCGCACCGCTGGCTTCCAGACGGCCCCGCATGTTCCGCACCCGGGAAACTTCCATGACGCAGAGGCCTGGCGCAGTGGATTCGTAGTGTGGTGTCCAGTGGGAGGCACAGCGTAACAGGTCCGCATGGGCGCGCATTTCCTCCTCCGGATGTCGATGTCGCAGGATCAATC is a genomic window of Roseimicrobium gellanilyticum containing:
- a CDS encoding DNA polymerase III subunit alpha codes for the protein MPFVELHARSAFSFLRGSSHPEALVARAQELGMDSIAVTDRDGLYGTARVHHKAEELGIKGIVGAEITLEDESVLPLLVSSRDGYQNLCRMLTRAKLRAPKGQSRVTWAELEEHSADLIALTGEAEGPLVRAIESSDRHAPLEVLKRLQHIFGGEGRLAIEVQRHRLRKDQRRIKALQELAGLSGLPLVATNGVLYAHMEGRLLHDAFTALRHHTTLDDAGLRLAANSQRYLKSEKEMRELFADMPEAVDAAAHIAEKALSGFTLQDLGYKFPEYPVEDGHSQESFLKERAYEGARERLGSLSQKTPNGVTIRQQIEDELSLISELGFSGYFLVVWGIVRFCRENNITVQGRGSAANSVVCFSLGITNANPTEHKLLFSRFLSRRQKSWPDIDLDLPSGDRRESVIQEMYRQFAPHGAAMTANVITYRGRSAMREMGKVIGLSEDVISRYSDYFANGDFHHTMGVREQIRNAGLPESHPRLPALLRLYHAAYGLPRHLGQHSGGMVLCTNGLDTIVPLEPASMPGRVVVQWDKDDCEDLGLVKVDLLGLGMMAVLEDTMNMCRERGVERAMELHRVPQGDPATYAMIQKADTVGVFQIESRAQMATLPRLKPKNFYDLVIEVAIIRPGPIVGKMVHPYLQRRAGREKVDCIHEKLEPVLLRTLGVPLFQEQVLEMSMKIAGFDGAQAEELRRALSFHRSEERMAKVMKKLYAGMEEREVEQSVQERVAASIRSFALYGFPESHAISFALLAYASAWFRVHRLPEMTAALLNNQPMGFYSSSTLVRDAKLHGLRVLPACVTHSEVVCTVIDDSAIRLGLNQLRGVSRGAAEKIVTERQRKPWESIEDFLLRCHLSRDERRVLAKSGALNTLTPHRRSALWEVEREREHDLFSYSAKLREEAAGYANTHTSDSPLLLMNPVERLEADYSATGLTVGPHPMAMLRQKVPEVMLAKELPHGTHGQRVIIGGMVICRQRPGTAKGHVFVSLEDETGIANAFVPSPLFEARRLVITQEPYLRIIGRLQIVDDVTSVYALQVEPLVFPTTAGPKSHDFH
- a CDS encoding DNA polymerase Y family protein, coding for MSVSHTSIYAALWLPRFQLQAALRAWPDTPRVPLAVLDSDLTQSPAEAEKKGHVLHANPQAERAGITAGMTPSQALARCHGLILRHRHPEEEMRAHADLLRCASHWTPHYESTAPGLCVMEVSRVRNMRGRLEASGANMRQWLVQCGLQAQVGFAGNLDMACLAARAAKDVLVLQEHEGCERTLLHQLPLAVLQPSANVTEVLQLWGIRTLAELIKLPRADITARLGMEGATLWDMAAGGRERLLRLVRPEVAYREVMELEHPVESLEPLLFLLRRMLDSICGRLAEVWLVASEERLTLRFENDEVHERSIQLAEPSRHAGLLLRVLHTHLDGLTTASPIRVVILELTASAPDARQSQLFQRGLRNPNRFAETLAQLEALLGAGNVGRPVLLPSRRPGAFALKNQVEALAVTSGVLSKDDTPSPEEGIAHGLPLRWRRPPCQIRVQMHEGRPAAMNIPEGWLEIVQANPCSLLSGDWWDCHAWQREIWEVAASDGALYQIAREKQGWMLDGMFG